The genomic segment TTTGTCAAATTGATGAGTCGCTTTTTAATCCAGAATTCGATGTTGAGTCTTTTCACTCAAAAGGTGAAGGTAAAGCTGATATAGCAATAATAGACATAGAATCTATTTTTGAATATGAAGAAAATAAACATAGTGTTTGCAAAGAAAAATATGTATCTATTGCAATAATAGAAGATGAGAGCGATTATGATGCTTTCAAAAACTTTGGAATAGATGCTTGGATAAAATATTCAGATATTTCTCAAATCAACAATTTAATAAATCTTTTAAATAAAAGATTTTTGTCTTAAAGGTTTAAATATTATTATAGATACTCATTGCCATCTTGATAATGAAGCTTATTTAAGTGATATAGATGGTGTTATCACAAATGCAAAAGAATCTGGAGTTAATGCTTTTTTAATTCCAGGAGCAAGTTTTGAAACTATTCACAAAGCTATAGAATTAAGTGAAAAATATGATGAAGTTTTTTTTGCTGTTGGAATTCATCCTTATGATATAGATGAGTATGATGAAGCAGTAATAGAGAGATATATAAATCATCCAAAGTGTATAGCTATAGGTGAGTGTGGATTAGATTATTATAGGCTTACAGATGATGAAATTGAGAAGCAAGAGAATATAAAAAAACAAAAAGAAGTTTTTATTTCTCAAATAAATTTAGCAAAAAAGTACAAAAAACCACTAATTATTCATATTAGAGAGGCTTCAAATGATTCAAGAGAGATTTTGGAAAAATATGCCTCAAAAGATTTAGGTGGAGTTTTGCACTGTTTTAATGCAAGCCCACATCTTCTTCCTTTGGTAAATATGAATTTTTATTTCGGAATAGGTGGTGTTATTACTTTTAAAAATGCAAAAAAATTAGTAGATATTTTGCCACAAATTCCTAAAGAAAAACTCCTAATAGAAACAGATGCTCCATATTTAACACCACATCCTTACAGAGGTGTCAGAAATGAGCCATATTATACAAAATATGTAGCTCAAAAAATGGCGGAGATTTTAAATATGAGTGATGAGGAGATTCAAAGTATTACTACAAATAATGCCAAAAATCTTTTTAAAGAGTTTTCTAATATTTCTTAGGTATAATCAAAGAATTCTAAAATAAAGAGGAAACCTTGAAAAAAATTTTAGTAGCAATAATCATTTTAATTTCTTCTGTTTTTGCAAATAATCTTGAGCAAAATATGGTTATATTAGAAGAGTTAAATCTTCCAAAAGAGTTTTTGAATGAACAATCTTTTAAATCAAAATATAAAGAACTATCAACTACAAAAAAAATTCAGTATTACGATAACTTAATAAAAAAATCATCATTAAATGCAAAAATAGTAAAAGAAGAGTTAGAGTTAAAAAATCTTCCTAAGGTTCTTTTTTTCCTACCTTTAATAGAGTCAAGTTTTAAGAATTTAGTTAATAAAAATGGTCCTTCTGGACTTTGGCAAATTATGCCTTTAACTGCTAGTAATCTTAAATTAAAAAGAAATGAGTTTGTTGATGAGAGACTAGATTTAATAAAATCAACAGATGCTGCTACAAATTATTTAAGAAAATATTATAAAAAATTTGGAAAATGGTATTTGTCTGTTTTGGCTTATAATGCAGGAGAAGGAAGAATTATTCATGGAGTTGCAAGAGCTACTTTGGATAAATATTTAGATGAGCATCCAACTATGTATCATGATAAGGTTATAAAAATTTATAATTTATATATTGCGGATTATACAAAAAATAAAAAAGGTATAGACAATTTATATACGATATATAAAGATTTGGGTTTAAAATCTGGGCATTTTGACTATCTTTATCTTTTAAAGCATAATTCAAAAAGAGATTATTTGCCAAAAACTAGTGTAAATTATATAAATATGTTGGTCTCTTTTTCAATTCTTGAAAATAGTGATAGATTTAAAAACTTAGATAAAAAAACAAAGTATGATTTAGAAAAAGTCAATGCAAATAAAGGCTTAAGATTAAAAACTATTGCAGATGAACTTTCTATGAGTTATGAAGAGTTAAAAATTATAAATAAGCATCTTTTAAAAGAGATGATACCAACAGATAAAAATAGTTATAACTTATACATTCCTCATACAAAAATTGAGTTATTTAATAATAAAGTTGCAAATATGAAAGATTTACCTTATATCGAAAATAAAGTAAATTTAGAAAAAATAAAAAAAGAGTCAAATAGTAAAGAATTAGCTACAAATAAAGTTATTCATAAAGTAAAACAAGGTGATACACTAGAAGCTATTGCAAAAAAATATAAAGTTAGTGTAAAAAAACTTAAAATTGATAATAAAAAAAGTAGTAGTAAGTTGAAAATAGGAGAGAACATTGAGATTATCAAATAGAATTTATAGTATTACTTTTTTAATTTTTTGTTCGTCTTTTTTATTTACTGGTTGTTCTACTAAACAAACTTATGATTATAACTCATATCGTAAGGATACGGGTGATAAAAGTATAAATAATAGTGAAGCCATGCATAGAGCTACAATGAGACCTTACAATGTTTTTGGAATCAGATATTATCCTTTTGTTGCAAATGTTGGAGATAAATTTGATGGAATTGCCTCTTGGTATGGACCAGATTTTCATGCAAAAAAGACTTCAAATGGTGAAATTTATAATATGTATGCTATGACAGCTGCTCATAAAACTTTGCCTATGAATACAGTTGTAAGAGTTGATAACTTAGACAATGGAAGAAGTACAATAGTTAGAATAAATGATAGAGGACCTTTTGTTGCTGGAAGAATTATTGACCTATCAAATAAAGCAGCTCATGAGATAGATATGGTTAGAAAAGGTACAGCAAGGGTTAAGGTTACTGTTTTGGGTTATAATGGATTAATTGATGATAAAAATGCTCCAAGTGTAAACTCAATTGAGCAAAAACCAGAAGTTGAGAAAATTGAGGTAGTTGAAGACGATATAGTAGCTACAAATATTAATACTAATATTGGTATGGCTGCACCTGTTATATCTTCAAAAAGTAGTTCAAATCAGGGCTCAAAATCTTCTTCTGGCGGAAAATTTAGTGTTCAAGTAGGAGCATTTAGCTTACAAGCAGGAGCTTTAAAAACAGTAGATGAGTATAAAGCAAAATTTCCATCAAAAAAGATAGAGTATGTTGAAAATGGTGGAATTTATAGAGTTTATATAAGAGGTTTTTCATCTTATGATGATGGACAAAATTTTAAAGCAAAAAATAGTTTAACAAATGCAATTGTAGTTCAATAAGGATTTAAAAGATGGTAGAGATAAAAAGAGATACAAAAGAGACACAAATAAAGTGTAGTTTGACTTTAGATGGTTGTGGAAAATTTTCTATAAATACAGGTGTTGGTTTTTTTGACCATATGCTTGAAGCTTTGAGTAAACATAGCGGAATTGATATAAATTTGGAGTGTAAAGGTGATTTACACATTGATTCTCATCATACAGTTGAAGATTGTGGAATAGTTTTAGGACAAGCTTTGAAAAAAGCTATTTTTCCTATTGCTGCAATTGAGAGATATGGAAATGCTACTGTTGTTATGGACGAAGCAGCAACAACATGTGCTTTGGATTTATCAAATCGACCATTTTTAGTTTATGAAGTAAATGTTAGCGGAAAAGTTGGAGAGTTTGATGTTGAATTAGTAGAAGAGTTTTTCCATGCTTTAAGTGGAAATGCTGGAATCACACTTCACTTAATTTCTGAAAGAGGAAGAAATAAACATCATATTATTGAAGCAACATTTAAAGCTTTTGCAGTTGCTTTAAGACGTGCTTTGGTAAAAAATGAAAAACTTGGAATTCCTAGCACAAAAGGTGTTTTATGATAGAACTTTTAGTTTTTGATGTTGATGGAACTTTAACAAATGGTGATATTACATATTCAAGCAACCTTGAAGAGTTTAAAACTTTTAATGTAAATGATGGTTTTGCAATAGTTTTTTGGACAAAACATTTAGGAAAAAAAGCAGCAATTATCACAGGAAGAGAGTCAAAAATTGTTGAGTATAGAGCAAATGAGTTAAAAATAGAGTATCTATACCAAAATGTAAAAGATAAGTTACAAGTTTTAGATGAAATTTTGAAAAAAGAGGGTTTAAATTACAATGAAGTTGCTGCAATTGGAGATGATTTAAATGATCTAAAAATGTTAAAAAAAGCTGGATTATCTTTTGCTCCACAAAATGCACATGAACTTATAAAAAATAGTGTAAATGTAGTTTGCAAAAAAAGTGGTGGAAGTGGAGCTGCAAGAGAGATGATTGAGTATATCTTAAAAGAAGATG from the Aliarcobacter cryaerophilus ATCC 43158 genome contains:
- a CDS encoding TatD family hydrolase, which produces MTNAKESGVNAFLIPGASFETIHKAIELSEKYDEVFFAVGIHPYDIDEYDEAVIERYINHPKCIAIGECGLDYYRLTDDEIEKQENIKKQKEVFISQINLAKKYKKPLIIHIREASNDSREILEKYASKDLGGVLHCFNASPHLLPLVNMNFYFGIGGVITFKNAKKLVDILPQIPKEKLLIETDAPYLTPHPYRGVRNEPYYTKYVAQKMAEILNMSDEEIQSITTNNAKNLFKEFSNIS
- a CDS encoding lytic transglycosylase domain-containing protein codes for the protein MKKILVAIIILISSVFANNLEQNMVILEELNLPKEFLNEQSFKSKYKELSTTKKIQYYDNLIKKSSLNAKIVKEELELKNLPKVLFFLPLIESSFKNLVNKNGPSGLWQIMPLTASNLKLKRNEFVDERLDLIKSTDAATNYLRKYYKKFGKWYLSVLAYNAGEGRIIHGVARATLDKYLDEHPTMYHDKVIKIYNLYIADYTKNKKGIDNLYTIYKDLGLKSGHFDYLYLLKHNSKRDYLPKTSVNYINMLVSFSILENSDRFKNLDKKTKYDLEKVNANKGLRLKTIADELSMSYEELKIINKHLLKEMIPTDKNSYNLYIPHTKIELFNNKVANMKDLPYIENKVNLEKIKKESNSKELATNKVIHKVKQGDTLEAIAKKYKVSVKKLKIDNKKSSSKLKIGENIEIIK
- a CDS encoding septal ring lytic transglycosylase RlpA family protein — protein: MRLSNRIYSITFLIFCSSFLFTGCSTKQTYDYNSYRKDTGDKSINNSEAMHRATMRPYNVFGIRYYPFVANVGDKFDGIASWYGPDFHAKKTSNGEIYNMYAMTAAHKTLPMNTVVRVDNLDNGRSTIVRINDRGPFVAGRIIDLSNKAAHEIDMVRKGTARVKVTVLGYNGLIDDKNAPSVNSIEQKPEVEKIEVVEDDIVATNINTNIGMAAPVISSKSSSNQGSKSSSGGKFSVQVGAFSLQAGALKTVDEYKAKFPSKKIEYVENGGIYRVYIRGFSSYDDGQNFKAKNSLTNAIVVQ
- the hisB gene encoding imidazoleglycerol-phosphate dehydratase HisB: MVEIKRDTKETQIKCSLTLDGCGKFSINTGVGFFDHMLEALSKHSGIDINLECKGDLHIDSHHTVEDCGIVLGQALKKAIFPIAAIERYGNATVVMDEAATTCALDLSNRPFLVYEVNVSGKVGEFDVELVEEFFHALSGNAGITLHLISERGRNKHHIIEATFKAFAVALRRALVKNEKLGIPSTKGVL
- a CDS encoding KdsC family phosphatase encodes the protein MIELLVFDVDGTLTNGDITYSSNLEEFKTFNVNDGFAIVFWTKHLGKKAAIITGRESKIVEYRANELKIEYLYQNVKDKLQVLDEILKKEGLNYNEVAAIGDDLNDLKMLKKAGLSFAPQNAHELIKNSVNVVCKKSGGSGAAREMIEYILKEDGLEEEFLNLWL